The following are encoded in a window of Halosolutus halophilus genomic DNA:
- the gfcR gene encoding transcriptional regulator GfcR yields MKNVDDLIESAAELASRGLSKGEIADELNVSRETASWLVERSGATTQPTDQAAPEAAELRASGPQDIHVDWSAIGRDSKRMGAIAEAMADMLAKHGEDVDLTIGIEKAGGPIATLVARELETDLGTYTPAKHQWEEGDIEDLGGTFSRNFAGIRDRECYVVDDTITSGTTMRETIEAIRTEGGEPLACIVLADKQGVEELEGVPVYSLLQVISVGKDE; encoded by the coding sequence ATGAAAAACGTAGACGACCTCATCGAGAGTGCAGCCGAGCTCGCGTCTCGGGGACTTTCGAAGGGTGAGATCGCAGACGAGTTGAACGTCTCCCGGGAAACGGCGAGCTGGCTCGTCGAACGCAGCGGTGCGACGACGCAACCGACCGACCAGGCGGCCCCCGAGGCGGCCGAACTCCGCGCGAGCGGTCCGCAGGACATCCACGTGGACTGGTCGGCGATCGGCCGCGACAGCAAGCGCATGGGCGCGATCGCCGAAGCGATGGCCGACATGCTCGCCAAACACGGCGAGGACGTCGACCTGACGATCGGGATCGAGAAAGCCGGCGGCCCGATCGCGACGCTCGTCGCGCGCGAACTGGAGACCGACCTGGGCACCTACACTCCCGCGAAACACCAGTGGGAGGAAGGCGACATCGAGGATCTCGGTGGCACCTTCTCGCGGAATTTCGCCGGGATCCGCGATCGGGAGTGTTACGTCGTCGACGACACGATCACGAGCGGCACGACTATGCGCGAGACGATCGAGGCCATCCGCACGGAGGGTGGCGAACCGCTGGCTTGCATCGTGCTGGCGGACAAACAGGGCGTCGAGGAACTCGAGGGCGTACCCGTCTACTCGCTGTTGCAGGTCATCAGCGTGGGCAAGGACGAATAG
- a CDS encoding HAD family hydrolase: MERYDLVYRLYDEYDTKTVREYQEFVDVFPAVDSRVALEHWQGVQEELEDLKDEIRSDFAAGETFAEIAARATRDQAFTALDLDAKYGRAVNVLVLDVDETLRSAGGTDNEIPRDTLHVLTEFHEAGVPIVICTGQTLENVKGFAIQGLGSEIVHSGDLSIVYEAGTGVFTPGHGAETKQLLYEDLDAEIRDVFDDVRARVLPDAPESLRRGCHLQGNEFNVTMKPNYETGSSQAREIIDEALVYLIDLLADAVGTALGLDDEREASGDDGEGDASDGNGDVELEGETVRDWTRAFYAAQDPEIREVLESEAAYPNLETDAVPGTLTEILDRIDVAYYEADAAEIGSLELNKVVGVERALEVLGVDDPFALVMGDSKSDLRVMQWVDRNDAGIAAAPEHASRDTLEHVIETDELVFDQGKSVDVLRTIYALNRLARLN, from the coding sequence ATGGAACGGTACGATCTCGTCTATCGCCTCTACGACGAGTACGACACGAAGACGGTACGGGAGTACCAGGAGTTCGTCGACGTCTTTCCGGCCGTCGACTCGCGGGTCGCCCTCGAACACTGGCAGGGCGTCCAGGAGGAACTCGAGGACCTGAAAGACGAGATCCGATCGGACTTCGCGGCCGGCGAGACGTTCGCGGAGATCGCAGCCCGCGCGACTCGCGACCAGGCGTTCACCGCGCTCGACCTCGACGCCAAGTACGGCCGCGCGGTGAACGTCCTCGTGCTGGACGTCGACGAGACGCTCCGGTCGGCCGGCGGAACCGACAACGAGATTCCTCGTGATACGCTGCACGTCCTGACGGAGTTCCACGAGGCGGGGGTTCCGATCGTCATCTGTACGGGCCAGACCTTGGAGAACGTCAAGGGCTTCGCGATCCAGGGTCTGGGTAGCGAGATCGTCCACTCCGGCGATCTCTCGATCGTCTACGAGGCCGGGACGGGCGTGTTCACGCCGGGCCACGGCGCGGAGACGAAGCAACTCCTCTACGAGGACCTGGACGCGGAGATCCGCGACGTCTTCGACGACGTGCGCGCTCGAGTCCTCCCGGACGCCCCGGAGAGCCTCCGGCGGGGCTGTCACCTGCAGGGCAACGAGTTCAACGTCACGATGAAACCCAACTACGAGACCGGATCATCGCAGGCGCGCGAGATCATCGACGAAGCCCTGGTGTACCTGATCGACCTGCTCGCGGACGCGGTGGGAACGGCACTCGGACTCGACGACGAACGCGAGGCCAGCGGTGACGACGGCGAGGGCGACGCGAGTGACGGCAACGGTGACGTCGAACTCGAGGGGGAAACCGTCCGCGACTGGACCCGTGCCTTCTACGCCGCGCAAGATCCCGAGATCAGGGAGGTCCTCGAAAGTGAGGCTGCCTACCCGAATCTCGAGACGGACGCGGTACCCGGGACCCTGACCGAGATCCTGGATCGGATCGACGTGGCCTACTACGAGGCCGACGCGGCCGAAATCGGGAGTCTCGAACTCAACAAGGTCGTCGGGGTCGAGCGAGCGCTCGAGGTGCTCGGCGTCGACGATCCGTTCGCGCTGGTGATGGGCGACTCGAAGAGCGATCTGCGGGTGATGCAGTGGGTCGACCGGAACGACGCGGGGATCGCAGCAGCGCCGGAACACGCTTCCCGTGACACCCTGGAGCACGTCATCGAGACGGACGAACTCGTCTTCGATCAGGGAAAGAGCGTGGACGTTTTGCGGACCATCTACGCGCTCAATCGACTCGCTCGGCTGAACTAA
- a CDS encoding helix-turn-helix domain-containing protein, whose translation MTTIAELTLSTEEFALADTLQTLPDLELRVESVVAEGPTRTMPLVWFSNVDRDRLEDALDADPTVDESLQLLENTGAEEWLYRLQYSDAVGSVCCALYTHGGTVLDAQFADGRWTLRLLFPHRDELSSAVSEIENEGTHVDVRRMVEAGQDDDLEATAALTEPQREAIAEAYRQGYYDVPREISLEELANELNISHQALSERLRRANRVLASEQIEDPTGEMATD comes from the coding sequence ATGACGACGATCGCAGAACTCACGCTCTCGACCGAGGAGTTCGCACTCGCAGACACACTCCAGACGCTCCCGGATCTCGAACTCCGTGTCGAAAGCGTCGTCGCCGAGGGGCCGACGCGGACGATGCCGCTGGTCTGGTTCTCGAACGTCGATCGGGATCGCCTCGAGGACGCTCTCGACGCTGATCCGACCGTCGACGAATCCCTCCAGTTGCTCGAGAACACCGGCGCCGAGGAGTGGCTGTACCGCCTCCAGTACAGCGACGCCGTCGGCTCCGTCTGCTGTGCGCTTTACACCCACGGCGGGACCGTTCTCGACGCACAGTTCGCCGACGGCCGGTGGACCCTTCGACTCCTGTTTCCCCACCGCGACGAACTCTCGAGTGCCGTCTCGGAGATCGAGAACGAGGGGACACACGTCGACGTGCGCCGGATGGTCGAAGCCGGCCAGGACGACGACCTCGAGGCGACCGCGGCCCTGACCGAACCCCAACGGGAAGCGATCGCCGAAGCCTACCGGCAGGGCTACTACGACGTCCCTCGGGAGATCTCCCTCGAAGAACTGGCCAACGAACTCAATATCTCCCATCAGGCGCTGTCCGAACGACTCCGGCGAGCGAACCGCGTCCTGGCGAGCGAGCAGATCGAGGACCCGACGGGCGAGATGGCCACCGACTGA
- a CDS encoding acyl-CoA dehydrogenase family protein: MDRTQERAAVRDVVREFAREEIRPTALEADRTEEFPEEVWDGLADLDLTGLTVPEEYGGYDADPVTAAIVNEEVAYGMLAVATALSVHSLATSCIASFGDEDQKARWLPEMAEGRPVGAFALSEPHAGSNPAEMSTEARKEGDEYVIDGEKQWITNGQRAGVYVLFAKTDRDDPSTVTQFLVPGDVDGLTVGEKEDKLGLRASDTTSLTFDGVRIPAENRLTEEGKGLSAAFHILTGGRIAIAAQSVGLAQCALDEALAYSQEREQFDGPIADIQSIRHKLAEMATRTKAARLLTRNAAETRAEGDAALEASMAKYFASETAMFVTNEAVQIHGGYGYVTETDVERLYRDAKITEIYEGTTEIQKKVIARELLE, encoded by the coding sequence ATGGACCGCACGCAGGAACGAGCAGCAGTACGGGACGTGGTTCGCGAGTTCGCCCGTGAGGAGATCCGGCCGACCGCCCTCGAGGCCGATCGGACCGAGGAATTTCCCGAGGAGGTCTGGGACGGTCTCGCCGACCTGGACCTGACGGGGCTGACGGTTCCCGAGGAGTACGGCGGCTACGACGCCGATCCGGTCACCGCCGCGATCGTCAACGAGGAGGTCGCCTACGGGATGCTCGCCGTCGCGACGGCCCTGTCGGTCCACTCGCTCGCGACGTCGTGCATCGCGTCATTCGGCGACGAGGACCAGAAAGCGCGCTGGCTCCCGGAGATGGCCGAGGGCCGTCCGGTGGGTGCGTTCGCGCTCTCGGAGCCCCACGCCGGATCGAACCCGGCGGAGATGTCGACCGAGGCGCGGAAGGAGGGCGACGAGTACGTCATCGACGGGGAGAAACAGTGGATCACGAACGGGCAGCGGGCGGGCGTCTACGTCCTCTTCGCGAAGACCGATCGGGACGATCCGTCGACCGTCACGCAGTTTCTCGTTCCGGGCGACGTTGACGGGCTAACCGTCGGCGAGAAGGAGGACAAACTCGGCCTTCGGGCGAGCGACACCACGAGTCTGACCTTCGACGGCGTTCGCATTCCCGCCGAAAACCGCCTCACCGAGGAAGGGAAGGGGCTGTCGGCCGCGTTCCACATCCTCACCGGCGGCCGGATCGCCATCGCCGCCCAGTCGGTCGGCCTCGCACAGTGTGCGCTCGACGAGGCGCTCGCCTACAGTCAGGAGCGCGAACAGTTCGACGGGCCGATCGCGGACATCCAGTCGATCCGGCACAAACTCGCGGAGATGGCCACCAGGACGAAGGCGGCCCGGCTGCTCACGCGCAACGCGGCCGAGACGCGAGCCGAGGGTGACGCCGCGCTCGAGGCCAGCATGGCGAAGTACTTCGCCAGCGAGACGGCGATGTTCGTCACGAACGAGGCCGTCCAGATCCACGGCGGCTACGGGTACGTCACCGAGACGGACGTCGAACGGCTCTACCGGGACGCCAAGATCACCGAGATCTACGAGGGAACGACCGAAATTCAAAAGAAGGTGATCGCGCGGGAGTTACTCGAGTGA
- a CDS encoding HAD family hydrolase, whose product MTDYDAIVYDLDGTLVHLDVDWEVVERDVRAVYEAADVTPPGEGLWDMLDAASDLELAESVEAAIADHERAGARSSHRLPRADELPEKEVPIAICSLNCEAACRIALDEHGLTEQVDIVVGRDTVGNQKPHPEPLLEAVAELSVVPDRTLFVGDSATDERTADRAGVAFEYVGDGPSGV is encoded by the coding sequence GTGACCGACTACGACGCCATCGTCTACGACCTCGACGGCACGCTCGTCCACCTCGACGTCGACTGGGAAGTCGTCGAGCGCGACGTCCGTGCGGTCTACGAGGCTGCCGACGTCACGCCACCCGGCGAGGGGCTGTGGGACATGCTCGACGCCGCGAGCGACCTGGAACTCGCCGAATCCGTCGAGGCCGCGATCGCAGACCACGAGCGAGCGGGGGCCCGGAGTTCGCACCGTCTGCCCCGCGCGGACGAACTTCCCGAGAAGGAGGTGCCGATCGCCATCTGTTCGCTCAACTGCGAGGCCGCCTGTCGGATCGCGCTCGACGAACACGGCCTCACGGAGCAGGTCGATATCGTGGTCGGCCGGGACACGGTCGGGAACCAGAAACCCCACCCGGAGCCGTTGCTCGAGGCCGTGGCCGAACTCTCCGTCGTGCCCGATCGGACCCTGTTCGTCGGCGACTCGGCGACCGACGAACGGACGGCCGATCGGGCCGGAGTCGCGTTCGAGTACGTCGGGGACGGTCCGTCGGGCGTCTAG
- a CDS encoding DUF5822 domain-containing protein, with protein sequence MPEPVETTNPDGVDYGWVMQVTFVTTILVGAPIVALLSTSVDLPTWGARAEFAVRVGAVVWLVVALAVFAYAKRRQSD encoded by the coding sequence GTGCCAGAACCCGTCGAAACCACGAATCCCGACGGCGTCGACTACGGGTGGGTGATGCAGGTCACCTTCGTCACCACCATCCTGGTCGGCGCGCCGATCGTCGCGCTCCTCTCGACCAGCGTCGACCTGCCGACGTGGGGCGCGCGGGCCGAATTCGCCGTTCGCGTCGGCGCCGTCGTCTGGCTGGTCGTCGCGCTCGCCGTGTTCGCGTACGCGAAGCGCCGCCAGTCCGACTGA